The genomic stretch CTGCCAAAATTAAAGCCAACGAAATACCACCGCGTACCCCACCCCAAGATAAAATAACTAAACTGCCGTTATAGCTCTTTTTACGAAACCACGGAAAAAAAGCAAAAGAAAGGAAATTGGCTGCAAAACGAGATAAATGCAGTGCAAAGAAAGCGAATATACCGCCAAGAATAAGGCTACTGCTGAGGTCTAAAATAAAGATTTCCAAGCCAATTAAGGTAAACAGAAAAGAGTTAATAATCCCCTCAACGGTATGCCAGAAATGATTTATCTCTCGAATCTCTCGTTCAGCAAGAATCTCTTTCCACTTATTCCCGACAATCAAACCACCAATCACACAAGCAATTGGTGCCGAAGCATGTGCAAACAATGCCACCAAATAAGAACCACATGCTAATAACGCGGTGGTTAATATTAAGGATTCCATCTCATGTTTACCACGTAATAGGCGTAATATCCCCAGACCAAAGGCCCAGCCAATCATCACAGCCACAACGATTTCATATAAAAATGTCTGTAAGGTCGCAACTAAACTAAAATGCTCACCCTCTAAAACATTGAGTAGTGTCATAAATACTGCAATACACATGGCATCATTAAATAAGGATTCACCCTCTAATTTAACAATCAAGTGATGTGGCGCACGTACCGAACTCAATACTCCTTTCACCCCAATCGGATCAGTCGCACCCAGTGCGGACCCCAAAAGTAAGAGCACTAAAATTGGTACAGGATTACCAATTAAATATTGGAATCCAAAAATCAACCCAGCAAAAAACATAGCACAGAGTAATAAGGCGATCGTGGCCAATATTCCAATTGGCTTCCAATAAACTCTTAAATCGGAAACCCTAAACTTCAATGCCGATGAGGTTAAAATAAAACAGATCACCCCATTCACCAAGAAGTCATAAAAATCAATTTTACGAACCGCTTCTTCAATATTATGAATATTGATGCTAATAAACTCATTGCCGTTGAGTAAGCTTGCCCCCCATTGCAATATAAAGACCAAAATCGCAGAAACAATGGGAACACCAATCGCTTGAGGAAAACCCAAGATGCGTTTATTAAAAATGGTGGTGGCAATGGATAATGAAAAAACGACGGTGAATACCTGAAGAAGGAAATAATTACCCATGTGAATCCTAATACGACTTTTTGCTAAAAATAAAACGGCAATTAAATTTCTAAAGACTGTATTAGAAGCATGCCACTGAAATCGAACTTATTTTACAAAAAAAAAGAGGAATTTCTGTAAAACTTATCGTTTTTACACAAAAAACCAAATAGTGAATTTAAATTGCGCTGCTAAATGTATCGCAACGCGTAATTTCTCCAGTGTCTAAGCCCGTTTTGAACCACTGCATCCGCTGTGCACTTTTACCATGAGTAAAACTATCTGGCACCACCTGACCGGTCGCACGTTTCTGTAAATAATCATCCCCAATTTTCTCAGCCGCATCCATAGCCACCTCAATATCGCCCTGCTGTAAGAACTGGGTTCGATTCTGATTATGATGCGCCCAGACTCCTGCAAAGCAATCCGCTTGCAACTCTAAACGCACTGACAGTTGGTTACTTTGTACTTGATTGGCTTTGCTACGTGCTTTTTGAACCTGAGATGAGATCCCCATTATATTTTGCACATGATGTCCGACTTCATGTGCAAGCACATAGGCTTGAGCAAAATCACCAGCTTGATTACTGTTGATCCGCTCGGAAGGCTGCCGATCCGCAGCAATGCCCAGTTGTTGATGCATTTCTCTAAAGAACTGAGTATCGATATAAATTTTTTGATCTGCTGGGCAATAAAATGGCCCGACTGCCGAGACTGCCGCACCACATGCAGAATCGACTCGACCATTAAACATCACCAACTTAGGTTGACGATATTGCTCACCATTGGTTTTGAAAATTGTGCTCCAGATATCTTCGGTGTCTGCCAATATTGTCGCCACAAAAGCAGCATCCTGTTGCTGTTCTGCTGTGGGCTGCTGTAATTCTGTAGCAGTGTTGGATTGGGCTTGCTGCGTGATTTGTTGTGTGGCTTGATACGCCTGCTGCGGGTCAACATCAAAGAATTTCCATGCAATAAAGGCCACAACCAGCCCAAGAAT from Acinetobacter pullicarnis encodes the following:
- the ypfJ gene encoding KPN_02809 family neutral zinc metallopeptidase, which gives rise to MRWKGRRESENVEDRRGGGKVGGISILGLVVAFIAWKFFDVDPQQAYQATQQITQQAQSNTATELQQPTAEQQQDAAFVATILADTEDIWSTIFKTNGEQYRQPKLVMFNGRVDSACGAAVSAVGPFYCPADQKIYIDTQFFREMHQQLGIAADRQPSERINSNQAGDFAQAYVLAHEVGHHVQNIMGISSQVQKARSKANQVQSNQLSVRLELQADCFAGVWAHHNQNRTQFLQQGDIEVAMDAAEKIGDDYLQKRATGQVVPDSFTHGKSAQRMQWFKTGLDTGEITRCDTFSSAI
- a CDS encoding cation:proton antiporter, with translation MGNYFLLQVFTVVFSLSIATTIFNKRILGFPQAIGVPIVSAILVFILQWGASLLNGNEFISINIHNIEEAVRKIDFYDFLVNGVICFILTSSALKFRVSDLRVYWKPIGILATIALLLCAMFFAGLIFGFQYLIGNPVPILVLLLLGSALGATDPIGVKGVLSSVRAPHHLIVKLEGESLFNDAMCIAVFMTLLNVLEGEHFSLVATLQTFLYEIVVAVMIGWAFGLGILRLLRGKHEMESLILTTALLACGSYLVALFAHASAPIACVIGGLIVGNKWKEILAEREIREINHFWHTVEGIINSFLFTLIGLEIFILDLSSSLILGGIFAFFALHLSRFAANFLSFAFFPWFRKKSYNGSLVILSWGGVRGGISLALILAVANIPELRKYSSILIGYTFISVLLSGVVCGLGLPAVMNAFYYNPNEEKRGFKGWYQRLCHKMNRKGYQYIVGEDANGNETITIYKPELIVDQKTADGIATVHRPDKAHEVKHLENPDNF